The segment gagacagatgtcaTGGCACAGAAAGTTAGTCAATCACATTGATTTGTCTACATCTGTTAATCAAAGCGCTGCCGCTGATGACTTTGATGATGACGAACACGGGAGTAAACACGTTTCGGTTATTCGTTTCTGAAGTGGCGTTCGCTTGTGCGTTTCGACAAACAGGCCCATCGCCTCACAACAGCCTAATTTGGACCCAAGTCGATATCTCACTCCCTCAGccacaaagaaaaacaaatgatCAAAACAAAGAATACAAAGTTCCTCAAGACCTTTTCTGTTGCCAGGCACAAAATTACCCTTTAATTAATTGTGCTCCATAAAATCTTTACCTGGCAATTGAGTTCTCATTGTCTGTGGGAATCACAACTCAGAAGGGAAAAGAGTTGTCCAAGTCTGATGGAAACTATTTCCAACCAAACAATTTAATTGTAACGTTTGGATTGACGATCTAATTCAATCGCAGCAATAATTCCTCTTACATTTATTCCAATTAAAATCACATTAAGAAGTGGGTGTTGCTTCAAGCAAAAGCCTGTGTGGTAAGTTACTGGAAGACAAGGTATATTTCAGATTAATTAGCAGTTAATGTATTTATTAACTTACAATATCTCTGAAGAGAACAAAACAAATCCTGTTCTAATTTTGCAGTAAACCTAAACAAGAAACTTACTTATTTGACTAACTTTTGCAACTCTCCAAAGTATAATAATGCCCTTGTTTTTACATGTTCTTAAGTATGGTTTTATTGCTGTCATCAGTGAACATTTTCTTGATGAAGACCAAGGGAATTTTGTCAAATCGACAACCTTTTAAAGCAGTTTCAGAACACACAGTACAAGAAAAATTGCGCTCAGTGGAATTCAGACTGTTCTGGGAGGTCTCTGTGAGTTTTATTCTCATGAAAGTGTCAATTTTGAAAATTGTAGCTACAGTAAATGCCAGATAAAGAACCTTAAAGGTTATACTTTATAATGCACAGAGTACAAAGTTGAGATGAGCTCGTGAAATACGAGTTCAACTTGGCTAACAAGGTgtgggggatgaggaggtgagACCAACATCCTAGAACTACTGTACAGAAGAACCGAGCAAAAACAAAACCGCAGCTACAGCACAGGTCACCAGATAACAAAGAGAAGCACCAACATGCTACATAATGTGAGACATATGGCAACAACACAACAATAAACATAAAAAGTGTGTTACACAGCAGACAAAGGCAGGAGGAACAGATGGGCTGAACAACACGCAGCTGAAGAAGAACCATCATGAGGCTTTCAAGACACAAACCAAcggcatttaaaaaaaaaaaaactttgatggTTTCTCACAGTTTCATATTTGTAAGATGTGTTGATTAGGCTTGTCTGTTGTTACGGAAACAAACGAATTGCCTCCCAAGAGCAAGAGCAGCCCATCTGGCTCATGGTGCAGCCTTAAGCAGAGTATTTTTAAATGATTTTGAATACTATGACCCCAGCCCTAAGTACAGTTGCTTGGGCTAAACGTTTTGGGTTTCAGAATGTTCAGTACCATTCGATAACTCTAATCAAATGCTTCACCTCACATTAGGGTAGCTCACATTTCTTTCTTCCCTCAATACAACCTGTCTCTCTAGGCAGTGGGTAAAGGAATAGGTTAAAGAAAACAAGCTTAAGATGGAGCCTCTTGTTGTTCTCTTGGAACTGTTTATTAAGGGCAATCAACGATACTTACATCAACAATTAAAATACCTTTTTAAGATGACACTTTTAAACTTCCTTGGAACAGATCATCTTTTTGTCAAATGCTGATCAAACAGCACAGCTGATGAAAGGGTTATAGTCTGAAAGGTTTGAGTTACGTAATATTATAATATTCAATTACAGCGAGAATTACACATTAGCCATCAGGTTTGAATGGGGTTTGAGACCATAGTAAACAGCTGTCACTTCAGCACCATCCACTGGATAGGTAAATCAATTACATTGTGGCTTAATTTAGCAGTCTTAGATGGTGAATTATGTTTGTAACCTTGTTCTGGGTGTCTTGATTGGATAATTAAGATGCTTGCAGTACTAAATTACCCCTGGAACAATATTCTAAATGTTTGCTGTGGTTGTAAATGCTTAAAATTAATTGATTAATTTGGGGTATCGTAAGGACGACTTAATAGGTCAGTTTTCACGTAAGGACAATTTGAATTCGCAATGTTGTTTTCCAAAAAGTGTGATGAGTGGGTGACAACAGCAGAACTTCACAGAATTACAAACTAACAAAAAAAAGGTGAATTACTGCCACCTAGCATGCCCTACCATACTAGCACTCTCAACTACCACAATAGCTAGCTAATACTTTTTCCAATTTATTAATataatacatgtatttattaaCACAATGTGAACTTGGACACAATGCGGACCTCAATCATGTTTACTCTGAATTTTTCTCTCAATTAAAATATACACATTTAAACTTTAGCTAACTGATTAAATATATTTCTAAGTAATATTATTTCAAAccaaaagtaatttattaacTTAGTAGCATGACCCCGTTTCATTTCCAAAACAAAGACATTCCAGTTGGCCATTGGAAAGACACAAGGGGTGGCAATGCTGAACAAATGCTTTCAGCAATTAGCACAGCAATTATTATTTTACTGGCACtatttaaaaagtaaaaaaaaatgttttgtgccTTCTGTCATTACTATTTCCCTTTTACACTGAAAATTGCAAAAATTAAATGTAGGGCAAAATAATTAACCAGAGTTTTCGTTTTTTGAAGCTAGATCTGGGCTTCCCTGTGCTTATTCCAATGCCAAATGTAAAGTAAGTATTTTCATCTTCAGGTCCGGCAGCTGCTATTGCTGGGTACCTAGCTGGCGTTTAGCGCCAAACGCTTCCTTTTAACCACTTCTGATCGTCTATCGGACCTCCTAAATCCTGCATGGACTCCTGTGTTTGTGATACAAACACTTGCATACAAAGCCAGGTCTACTGACACATCTCTCCACCATCTGTTTCGACCCAATGATATGACACTAAAAGGAACCCCCTGACTTTGATGCCGTTCAAAAAAATATTAATTAATAAGTCTCCTGAGCATAGTTATGTTCTATAAATTCCTTACTTTCATTTGTGAGGATACACACAGGTAGAAAATAACTAACTTATAACTGACCCTGTCCCAAACAACTACCTAACAAAAACGTATAGCCTGCACTTCTCTTCGGTGCCTCAAGAGGGAAGTCAACATATTAGTTGTACGTTGAGAGTGACAAGACAAATAGAGCAGAAACAACATGATTTACCAACACGATGTGTGCATTCCCAGTAGATACAGCAAGGTGAAGGTTAGCCCTATTTATTTTGCGCTGTGGTAGCACAATCTGATAAGGTAGCACAAAATGTCAGACCACCGGAAATATTTGTCAAAACGTTCACCCCAACTTTTTCTAAAATTATGAGatattgatgttgttgttgaaacGTTGAGCCATTTTCCAgacttaaaacatatttttttcttctcagaATTAAGACATAACACCCTAACAAGGCCACTGTGCTGATGAAACTTAAAGTAATTATTTTGTGGTGAAGTTTCACTAATTTAACTAAACCGTAATATTTCATCCAAGAACATAAGTTCATTAACATATGTTCACATAAAGAAGACAAATATCTATTTAAACATTGCTGCTTCGTGCTCATAAGTGCAGTGCCATCGAGAAAGCTTAGGCGGACATCATGAAATTGCCTCAAAGGGCAACTGTGATTGATAAAGTTATTCTTTAAAGGGCAATTCCCTTTAGCAGGAGCTATTTAATTTCAATCAATAACAGGAAAAAGTCATAATTCTCCGTTGTCCTCCTACCTGATCTCCCACAGACGCCTTGTAACAACAGTACTGACTTACCTCGGTTACAGAAATATCAATGAATAAAATATGAAAGAAAATTGTTTTTTATATGAATAATGGAATAGTGGATATAGGCTATTAGAGTTCATTTCTCAAGGTTAGACTATATTGTGTTGTTACAGTCTACCTGGCCTGTGCTTTGTAGCGACGGGTTTGACAGAAATCAGAAGATACATTCATATCGACTGTTTTCTGTTCTCAAGAAACTGACTCCTCCTCAAGGCGATCTTTGAGGTTGAAAATAATGTTCCTTTCTCAGCACGCGCTGATTCACACCAAAGCTACAGAGCATGTGAGTCACTGCCAGACAACGTGAAAGTGTCACTGAATTAGATTAACTCACTGAAAGTACATAGTTTCACATAGTTTCACATGGAACTTTACTGGAAAATCCATATACTATTCAACAGTTAGTTACGTCTACATTTTGGTGGATTTAATTATGGACATCTGTGCAGCAAGTTGTTCATTGACAGTGATCGTTGTAATTGATTGATATCCAgtaatcaacaaaaacaaattgaTCAGCTACGCCATGTTTTTTTAAGCATGACATGTAATTAATTCCAATAAAAACTTGAAAAGCAAAGATCTGTTCCCCTATACCTCAACACCGAAAACTTAAGAGATCGGATTTATATTGAATGCACTGGCCCTTTAATGAAGATGATGATTTCATGTCATGTGACAAAACAAGGAAATAGAAATGGATAAACATGAAATGTACTCACAATTATAATATTTGATCGAGACAGACACTTAAAACGAAAATGTTTCATTATTAAAACTAAACTGCCGTGGACCAGCTTTGTCTTCTCAAGAAGAATAGATCTACCCTACCTTTTAGCCAGGTAGCACTTTCTCCTCCGAAATTTGCAAACTTAAACAAAACTTGAGGAAAATGACTACATTCTTGATTTATATTCTTATGTTGCCGTTTGGACATGCAACGTTACCTCTTGTCATTAACACGTGGCCCTTTCGAGATGCTACGTCCGCAGGTAATGCTAAACTTTCACATTATACACGTTAGTATAGGTTTCTATCTGTATAAAAACCTCTTCATGCGTTTTTATTTATAACCAACAATGAAAAGCAACTTTGGTGTCAAAACTCACAAAAGGATTGGGATTCAACTCTTCCCCCAAATTGTTCTGAAATTGTCTTGGCACTGATTTGCAAATTGCAAGCTGTTCAGCATGTCACCAGTTGGCTTTCTAATCCTCAAAGCAAGCAAACGGATCAGTGTCCAAATGGTGATATGGCACAGTCATTAATTTCCTACAGAATGAGAATCCCTTTAGGTCAAACTGAAGGTGCTGTTGTGTAAGGGCTTATGCAACACACTATATTAGGCCCTGCACACAAAGTTTGGACTGTACGAACTTTTGCTGTTGTTTCTGTCATCCGAAGCGTGGAGCGTCCTGCGAGCCGGAGGGTCGGTACTGGACGCGGTGGAGCAGGGCTGTAGCCGCTGCGAGGTGGACCAGTGTGACGGCAGTGTGGGCTTTGGGGGAAGTCCAGACGAGAACGGAGAGACCACCCTGGACGCCATGATCATGAACGGGTGAGCCGTGAGCGTCACCCGTTCATCTCATGCATCACTGAGAACATTGCCACAATCCAAATGGTTGTTGTCCTAAATCAAAGTTCAGCGAATGCCAGAGTAGGCTATACCCTAAAGTAGGATTTTTTTGGGGTGCTTGGATTTCAATCTCCTCGGTTGGAATTTAATTTGTGGGGTAAAGACAGAGTTCCTGCTGTAAAGAACAGTTTCAGCTGCTTTTGTTGTGTCCGACTCCTCCTGATTTACGGGGAATTGAAATGGAATTGATCCAAAACTCCACTGCGAGTCAATTACAGCCATATAATGGCCTTGGGATTGTAGATGTCTTCCTTTTCGCATGATAATCGTGTGCAGCCACCCGTGATGAACTGTCTTTCTCTGCAGGGACACGATGGAGGTTGGGGCTGTAGCGGACCTGAGGAGAATCAAGAACGCTATTGGAGTAGCCAGAGCGGTGATgcaacacactgaacacacattcCTAGTCGGAGAGTCAGGTATTGTAAAAGTTAGGGTGAACTAGTATTCGATGTGAAATTACATCTAGTACGTTGATTCGTAAACGAGTATTTGTTAAtaattaacattcaaaatgagtCCTCAGTGGCTATGTGGATGTACTGTATCAAATATAATATGTGGTGTGTTACTGACCTCTGTGAAGTCTGATCTCTGATTGTTTTATTTACAGCTTCGGTTTTTGCTGAGCATATGGGCTTCACAGCAGAAGACCTGACCACCAACAAATCTCTTAGTATTTTCACACAGTGGCTGAAGGACAACTGCCAACCCAATTATCGGAAGGTGTGCATTTCATAGCTTCAGCTTCATACAGTTTAAATAAAGTATTAGGTATAACTCTTAACACCTAATTTGAGATTCAGAATATCATGCAGGATGAATTTCAGTTATCCTCATTTCAATGTTTTGTAATACCGCCCAAACTGTCGAAAGAACGAAGCACCGTACATCCCTCAACAAAACCGTGCAATCTTGTCAGGGAAACAGTAAAGTACATCGCCTCCTATCTTTAAAATCTATGAATAACTCTGACTGCTGGATGAATTATGCATTGACGGCTGCCTGAAAGCGACGACTGTTGATCCCAACATGCTGTTAGCATTGGCACTATCAAAGCCCTGTAGAGATCTGACTCAGCCTCGTCCTCAGCTAGCCTGCATACATTACCACCAAGCTGGGTAGCAGGTCGGATACGTGAGTCACGTCCATGTATACGTTTGTTTTAGCATAACCGACTGCATCAAGTTAAAAACGGTGTGAGTTCAAACTTGTGGCAGACGGTACATTATACATGGTGTGTACATTATCTTCATTTTATATTCAACAGAGTGTTCTTCCAGATCCTTCGAAGAACTGTGGACCATACAAGCCAAGAGCCATGTCGaagcaaagacagagagaacgcCAAATTGACATACATGCTCATGACACTATTGGTAAAATATATGATTGGTGTTGAAAACGTAGAAATTTGCTTTTGTATTGCTAAGACAGTATAGTGTTTTTGTGCCTTTTAATCCGATGTTAAATATTATGCATATTTTTAAGTTATTTTATGGTTACAAATAATACTGTCAGatttaaaatacaattatttgttGATAATTGTGTATATTTCATTCAAAATAGGAATGATTGCGATTGGTCAGGATGGTCATGTGGCAGCAGGAACATCCACCAATGGAGCAAACCACAAGATCCCAGGGTACATCAAAATATACATTTCATACATCCCATATGAGTCGCATGGTGATTGGATGGCCTTTACTACAGTAAATCAGATCCCTTGTTATGGTTATTGTTAGTACCCACACGGAACAAACTAGGACAGTAAACAAATGCAACTCAAATGTCACTCCTCAATACGGGCCATATCAAGATGATGAATCCTGACGAGACGTATTTACAAGAGACATTTGAAGTCAAGACCGTCTTTGTTGAACGCTGGCTAAGTGTAACATTTAcacatgcatttagcagacgcctttatccaaagcgacttccaagaaagagcataggtcactgatcataacaacgagatagcccccaacattgcgagcagccaaaacatgaagcatacattgtgaaaaaacaaataagtgccaaagggaagaaccataagagcatgcagttaaacaagttacagttAAACAACAGAATGTTCCGGTGTTGTGTGACACGCCCTGTAGTCGTGTTGGAGACTCGCCCGTAGCAGGAGCGGGCGCCTACGCCGACAGCACCGCAGGGGGCGCGGCCGCCACCGGAGATGGAGACGTCATGATGCGCTTCCTTCCCAGGTTGGGCCCGATCTGCTCCAACACCTCActcatccagcacacacacacagcatggaaacaACACACCTAACAAAAAGGGAGTTGAGTTGGATGTACTTGAGTGCAGTAGATTGAGTTGGATGTACTTTAGTGATAGGAGACAATCATGGGCCAGAAGTGCAGTTTTAAAAGTGGCCTGAGGAGTGTGGACTAGCGCCAAGGAACTGTCTTATTTGCAAGACACAGCGCAACAGTAACATCTCTCTCGACCACAGCTAAGGCAGAACGGTCAACGCTGAACCAATGATGAGATTTGACAGGGCTGTGGCTACTTCTACCCCTGAGGTGTCGAAGGATATGAAAGCCCCAGtaacagtcctctctctctctgactgagcCTAGTTTCCTTGCTGTGGAGCTGATGAGGACTGGAGCAGCCCCGTCCTCAGCCTGCAAGACAACCATCTCCAGGATCAAGAGGTATTACCCAGAATTCTTTGGGGCCGTCATCTGTGCCAACACAACTGGTCATTATGGTGAGTGGTGTTAGGACTAGCAGAAGTATGTGAGTTACAAAAATAGATGAACTGAGcttgcttccccccccctctcgtttTCAAAAGGTGCTGCTTGCAACAAGCTTCCTGGATTCTCCAAATTCTCCTTCATGGTGTCTGACTCTCAATCTAACGTACCATTACTGAAATCTGTGGACTGTTTTtgattcatttttttttatatgttgGGTTTTATGCTACTTTCTACTATCAATTATGTTAATTGAAAGAATCATCAGACTTGATCTTTTGACAGATATCCTGAATGTTTTCTATGTAGAGATTTAGGAAAAAAAGTGATTAAAAGTTGTGATCAACAATTAAACTGAATACATCTTTTATAGTATTATGACATTTGAATGGACTCACAGCTCAAATGGTATACATTATTTCATAAGATGAAACACCTGAAATGTGGCCTTCCTTAACAGTGCAAGAAAGCCTGCATAACGAGATATTTCTCTCAATGTAAAATGAAATTTTATTCAAGACTGCTTGGCAAATATGCTGTACGGCACACCAGACATAACAAATGCAAAGACATGATCAATGCTACATGAATAAGCAAGCGAAAATATATTAATTGCATCGACCCATCAGCTCTTACCACAAGGAAACATAAGAACATTATAAAACTTGTAACCCTTCCGCTTGAATATTCTTAATCTCTTAAAGTTAGCTACTTGTTTCAGCAGCTTGGCCCATTTCATGCCCATTGGAAGTAGTCACACTGCTTGCCCACAGGAAGTAGTCACACTGCTTGCCAATCAGGAAGTAGTCACACTGCTTGCCCACAGGAAGTAGTCACACTGCTTGCCCATCAGGAAACTGCAGACGTAGAAGTTTCGTCCGTTATTAGGCCCCAGTTTGAGCACAGTTCTCCTGAGACAGCGTTTCCCATGGTTACAGAGGGGGAAATGTAAATCAGCCCACTGAAAGAACCAGAGAGACCGGAGGATTCCGTCACCATTTAGCTGTTAAATCATGTTCATTATATTCAGGGTGTATGTAGATTCTCTCTCACCTCAAAGAAGTTACAGCGTTTGTCTCTGGGGAGCGAGCAGTTGTAAAACTGACGGCCCTTGTTCTCTCCTTCCTTGTTGACCACGCGGaggacacagggacactgatGGGAAGTACAGCAGGGGATTGTGGGAACACCCTGTGTTTCCTCATTTGGTGCTTTGGTTTGGGAGGAGCTGATGGAGATACAAGGGTATAAGACATGTCTTCATTTCTGCAGCTTCCAGAACCTTCTGTTGGTATTTTCAACGAACCAATCAAGGAGACACCATGTGAACATCAGGATTTGTTGGAGATCGCCCCACACTACTGCATTCCCAGATGTGGCTATTCATCAATCGGCACTTTTATAACAATACCGCATTAAAAATTCCACTGTCGGATGCTTTTTTATCCCACTTACCTCCCCGAAGTCAAAAACTTGCCTTATTATAACTTTCTTACTCATGAATAGCTGAGTGCACCCATCACTCACCTTACACGGCGTGCTCCATTGTGAGCTTTGCTACCAGGAAAAGGACTGTGATCAATTCTCATTTTCTTAGATGGTTGACTGGAGGAGGCCAACGATTCCCTTTTGGAGAGCTCTGTGCTTTTATTCTGCCAGCCACCAGAGGCATAATTGGGACTTGTTGTCCCTTGGCAGACGTTGTGTTTATTTaaacctctctcccccgccaAGGAATTCAGATGACTGCTGGCTGGGGAAAAAGGAGAGTCCGCTTGGTTTGGCTTT is part of the Osmerus eperlanus chromosome 13, fOsmEpe2.1, whole genome shotgun sequence genome and harbors:
- the aga gene encoding N(4)-(beta-N-acetylglucosaminyl)-L-asparaginase isoform X1, producing MTTFLIYILMLPFGHATLPLVINTWPFRDATSAAWSVLRAGGSVLDAVEQGCSRCEVDQCDGSVGFGGSPDENGETTLDAMIMNGDTMEVGAVADLRRIKNAIGVARAVMQHTEHTFLVGESASVFAEHMGFTAEDLTTNKSLSIFTQWLKDNCQPNYRKSVLPDPSKNCGPYKPRAMSKQRQRERQIDIHAHDTIGMIAIGQDGHVAAGTSTNGANHKIPGRVGDSPVAGAGAYADSTAGGAAATGDGDVMMRFLPSFLAVELMRTGAAPSSACKTTISRIKRYYPEFFGAVICANTTGHYGAACNKLPGFSKFSFMVSDSQSNVPLLKSVDCF
- the aga gene encoding N(4)-(beta-N-acetylglucosaminyl)-L-asparaginase isoform X2, producing MTTFLIYILMLPFGHATLPLVINTWPFRDATSAAWSVLRAGGSVLDAVEQGCSRCEVDQCDGSVGFGGSPDENGETTLDAMIMNGDTMEVGAVADLRRIKNAIGVARAVMQHTEHTFLVGESASVFAEHMGFTAEDLTTNKSLSIFTQWLKDNCQPNYRKSVLPDPSKNCGPYKPRAMSKQRQRERQIDIHAHDTIGMIAIGQDGHVAAGTSTNGANHKIPGFLAVELMRTGAAPSSACKTTISRIKRYYPEFFGAVICANTTGHYGAACNKLPGFSKFSFMVSDSQSNVPLLKSVDCF